DNA sequence from the Bacteroidales bacterium genome:
CGGATATGGGTAGGATCGAAATAGGCACTCTCCAGGAAGATGGAAGTTGTTTTTTCAGTTACACCTGATTTTTCTCCTCCGAAGACACCTCCGATACACATGCCTTCAACGGAATTGCAGATCATCAGGTCGTCGGCTCCCAGGGTACGTTCCACTCCGTCGAGGGTGATAAACTTAGTCCCGGCAGGCAATTTCTTCACTATCACCTGGTTTCCGGCAATCTCAGCAGCATCAAAAGCATGCAGGGGTTGCCCGGTTTCCATCAGGACAAAATTGGTAATATCCACGATATTGTTGATAGGCCTTAGTCCGACAGCCTTCAGCCGGTCCTTTAGCCAGGCCGGTGATTCCTGTACTTTCAACCCGGTAAGCGTCAATCCTGAGTACCGCTTACAGGCTTCAGGATTTTCGATAGTTACGCTAATGGGCAGTTCTTTGGTATGACCGATGGGCACTTTGTCCCATTGTATAAGCGGTTTGGTAAAGGGAATGGTGGCATGCTGGGTTTCCCTGTTTTTAAGGGCTGCGGCCAGGTCGCGGGCAACACCGAAATGCGAAGCGGCATCTGAACGGTTTGGCGTGATGGCTACTTCAAGAACAGTATCGGTACTGACACTGAAATATTCGGCAGCAGGCATCCCAATGGTGGCATTTTCATCCAATACCATAATGCCGGCATGAGAATCACCCAGTCCGAGTTCATCTTCCGCACAGATCATGCCTTCTGAGGGTTCACCCCGGAGTTTAGATGCTTTGATCGTAAATGATTCTTCTCCTTTATAGATAACAGTTCCAACTGTTGCCACAGGCACTTTTTGTCCGGGTGCCACATTAGGTGCCCCGCAAACGATATCGAGTACTTGCCCGTTCCCGACATCAACCTTGCAGCAGGTGAGTTTATCGGCGTTTGGATGGCGGCTGGTGGAGAGCACATGTCCGATCACCACGCCCTTTAATCCTCCCTTAACAGACTCAAAATCCTCAAATGCTTCCACTTCAAGGCCACAGTCGGTGAGGATACGGCCGATTTCAACAGGGTCTAACGGGGTGGGGATATACTCTTTCAGCCAGTTGCAGGAGATTTTCATGATTCAATGGTTTATGAGTGCAAAAGTAGGGTTTTTAGGGAAATGTGCTAATTTGGCAATTCGGCAATTTGACAATTCGGCAAGGGAAGCCTTTTCGACAATTTCCCGAAGGGAAGCCTTTGGCTCGACAATTTAGAAATTTAGAAATTTAGAAATTTGAAAATGAGGAGATGAGGAGATCGGGAGCTGGGAGGGGAGATGAGGAGATGAGGAGAGGTGAGAATTTGAGAATTTGGAAATTCCGTTTGGGAGGGCTTTTAGTTTAGATTATTTCTAACAGATTCTCAAAGAAGACAGTCTGTAAATGACAAAGAAATTATTCGTGTATATTCGTGGGACATTCGTCTGTAAATCGACGGATTCGTGGACTTTTTTCTTGTCAGAACAAAAACATCCTTTAATGGTTAAAATATTATCCAAAAATTGAGCTATATGTCCCCAAAAATATTTGTCAATCTGCCTGTATCCGACCTGAAAAGGGCAATGTCTTTTTATGAAGCCATTGGTTTTAAAAACAATCCACAGTTCTCGGATGAAACTGCTGCCTGCATGGTAGTAAGTGAAGAAATCTATGTAATGATACTCACTCATGAGAAATTCAGCCAGTTTGTTAATAAAGACATTTGCAATACCAGGTCACAGGTTGCAGCCATTCTATCCCTAGAAATGGAAAGCAATGCAAAGGTTGATGAACTGGTTACCAAAGCATTGGCTGCCGGTGGCAATGAAAGCCGTGAGGCGATGGTGATGGATTTTATGTACCAGCGTTCCGTTGAAGACCCCGATGGTCATAACTGGGAATTCTTTTATATGGATATGAGTAAATTCCCAACTGCATAACATGGAGAATCAACATTCAACCAATTATTACAACACTTTTATAAAGGTTTCGGAAGATAGCAAAGCAACGGAAGCAATAGTCCCGCCGGAAAAGCCCGGACAGATGACTGTGGCCACCATTGAACTGGACCTGATATTGAAGAATCCATATTCTTTTACATCTGATGAAGTCTTATTCAGGGTGCATAGCCTCAAAAAAGAGGTTCCTGATTCAGATTTCGGCCGGGAATGGGAGCAGTACTTCTCGAAAGGACAAGCCTGTTTACGCTGTTCACCATTGGTAAAAACATATGGATGGGGCATTCATCACAATGCCGAAGGAAAGGTAGCCCTCATTCCAAAAGGTAGCCCGGAATATGATGCCTTTGCTTCCGATCCCAACCTGAAACAGCTTTTCGGGATGAGATCCTCAAAAAAATAAACCTGTCAGGTAGTCCGGGTTTAGTCCGGGTGCGACTTGGAGTCGCGCCCGGACTATAAGAATTGGCGGATTCGTGGATCCCTTTCATTCTAATTTCTGGTATATTTGTTTTAATTACAGACAATCCCATTAAACCATGGATGAATTCTTATCAGCTGCAATAGCTGAAGCAAAAGCAGGCCTTTCAGAAGGGGGTATTCCCATTGGATCGGTACTGGTTCATAAAGGCAGGATACTCGGAAGGGGCCACAATCAAAGGGTACAAAAAGGCAGTGTTGTGCTGCATGCCGAAATGGATGCCCTTGAAAATGCCGGCAGGCAAAAGGCTTCTGTTTACCGGGAATGCACCCTTTATACCACCTTATCCCCATGTCCAATGTGCACAGGAGCGATTCTGCTTTATGGGATTCCAAAAGTGGTGATTGGCGAAAACCGAAGCTTTATGGGTGGTGAAGAACTCCTGAAGGCTCATCAAGTGGAAGTAACCGTTGTCGATAGTCCAGAATGTATCAGCATGATGGAAACTTTCATGATTGAAAAGCCAGAATTGTGGAATGAGGACATTGGGGTGTAATCACTCCCTGTTTACTCTTTGTACTGCATTTCAGTGATGCACCTGAGGCGATCACTGAAATGCATCATTTATTTACCTGACAACAATCCTGATGGATTCTGTATTTCCGTCAGCCGATAACCTGGCAACATAAATCCCTTTGCCTGTCATGCTGCCAGACTGGTTGAGCAGGTCCCAATGGATTGTATTCAGCCCTTTTTCCCTGGAATCATTTAATAGTTCATTAACAAGTCGTCCCTGGATATCATATACTGATAATTTTGCTTTTCCTGAAGTCTTTAAAAGGAAGCTGATATCAACCTTTTCACTTGCAGGATTAGGCATTGCAGTCATTGAAGATTCCGGCCGGGTGCTGACAGATTCCTGAACGCCTACCGTGCCTGTAACCACATCTAAAACAGCAATTCCTCTGCCCAGGCAACTCATCCATAACTCATAGCCGTTGGCAGTCGGACGAACTTCAAGGTCTTTGATCGTGCTGTTGGGTAATCCGCCCCATTGTGGCACTCCACCGGGTGATGAGGGTAAAGCTTCTACTGTTACCCCATCATACCATAAGATACCGGAATTGGTAGAAGGATATTCAGAATCATATTGCATCCACAGGCGTCCATCAGGTGTAATGGTCAGTGGGCGGACATGTTCCCCCGGGAAAGGCCAGCCCTCATCATACGACCAGGTTTGATAATCGCCTGTATTGGCATCATATCGTATCAATGTGCTTCCTGTACTGGTGAATTGCGACCAGGTGCCAGTCCACATAATCCCATTCTGATCTGCGGCAATTCCGGTAAACCAGGCGGCTGAACCGGGAAAATTCTCAATAGGCAGTGACAATGTCGTATTTCCATCGGTACGTAATATTTCATAATCCGTAAGAGCCCATATATTCCCTGGAATTGCAGGGTCCGGTATTACTTTACTTCCCCAGCCCACGATAGGAACTGAAATCCATTGCGCGTTATTCTCATTATAATATCGGAGACTGTAGTATTCCCCGATACTCCATAATTTACCATCTGAACCTTCGACAAATCCTTCCGAACTTGTCATAAAATCCTCCAAAGCATTGAAACTACTGCCATCCCATGCATGTATTCCATGGAAAGTCGGGTTAATGACGATATCCCCATTCGAAGGCCTGGCATAGATTGCCTGTGTATTGTCGGCTTCAAAAGGAAAAGGATAACCAAGTCCATAGGTATAAGGGTTGAAGCCTGTCCAGCGGGAGCCGTCAAATTTCTGAAATCCACCTACACCGCTTCCTGCATTCCCACAGAACCATACATTTCCTTGTCCGTCGATGGTAAGGTCCTCAACAAAATAATCTATTTGGGAGGTATTGGTAATCCTGTACCTCTGCCAGGAGCCGGTGTTAAAATCTCTTTTGGCAGCCCCTGTTGCTCCACATACCCATACATTTCCCTGATCATCAGTATCAACTGAATATGAAGTAACATTTGGTTCCCAAGTGCCGTAATTATTCCAGTTTGTACCATCGAACATCCAGGTTTCAGCATTTGCGGTCACCAGCAGTGCTTTCCCATCGCCATAGGCTTTAAAGGCATCAATATAATAGCTAATATTTTCATAGGGAGGGGTTGGATATACCCATGTCCCATCCGGGCGCTGATATTCCAGTGTTTCCCAGTTCCCATTGTCTGACATCCTCAAGGCCCAGAAATTCCCGGCATCATCTACACAATCTTTACCAGGAAGGCCGGCGATATCACCAATGGCTTCCGGGGTATAATTAGTATAAGTCTGGGTGGCACTGTTAAAAGTGAAGACAGAACCAAAATAGGTATCTGCTGACCAAACCAGGTAGCTTCCATCAGGCTTGGGCTGGACAGCAATACGGACATTGGACCCTTCCCAGGAAGTCCAGTCATCAGATGTTGGATCATAGCGAACCAAAGCTCCACTAGTGAACCAGATAGAGCTGTCGGGTGCAAGGTCGATATCCATGGTGAAACCTTGGAGATCAGAATTGGACATCCCAAAATTCTGCATTGAAGAGATCCCTGTTTGAGGGTTAAATCTTAGCGCCCCGGTAAAGGATCCCATCCAGAGGTTATGATTATAATCTTCAACAATATCATGAAGCTGAATATCCCCATTATCAAATGAACCCATGACCTGGTAATCCACATTTGAATAATTAATCCATTTATTCTCCGACTGATCAAATTTAGCTACTCCACCCTCTCCCCAATCCCCGGTGTTAGCAGCAATATAAGGATCACCGTTTTCATCTACCCAAAGGGAAGTGGCGACATCACCCTGGATCCCGGTATTTCCCGGACGGTAATAGCGCCAGGAATATTCTGGTTTGGATTGCGCCAAAAGAACAAAAGGCAGAAAAAGGAATGGAATAAGGGTAAGTAGATTTTTCATACGGAAATATTTATTTGATGGATTGCAAACTTATGAGGTTCATTAAGAGTGATAAAAAACTTTTGGCTTTACTGGAATAAATTTCGGTTGAACAGGTATAATCCGGCACTGAATCAAACATCTGACGGTAGAAAAGGTTTTGCAATGTGAAAATACCCGACGGTCATCAGGAATACATCATAAAGGAAAGAAGACAAACGAACCTTTTCTTACTTTTACTAGCATGAGTTTTATCTGAAATTTCCACCTCAATAGACTACGTTAATGGAAACCAGTGTTTTTTTCGACAAATCACATCCTCCAACCGAACAAAAGTTGGCAGAAGTATTAGAGAACACATACCCACTCTGGACTGCGTTACGAGAATATGTCCATGAACAATACCCTGCCGCAGAGGATCAATGGAGCTTTCCGGGGGCAAAATATGGCTGGGGTTTCCGGGTAAAGGATAAAAAAAGGGCAATCATCTATCTGCTGCCCAGGGAAAAGTTTTTTATGGCAGCTTTTGTTTTCGGACAAAAGGCTACTGACCTCATTCTGACTAGTGAATTGGCTGCAGAAATCAGAACAGAACTAGCCACAGCAAGAGTGTATGCAGAAGGACGAGGTATCAGATTAGCTGTTTATGATGCTGCTATCCTCCCTGATATACAGGAATTGATAAAGATTAAACTCTCTCACTAATCGTTCCGTATTCATTCAATATTTTTTAAACTGAGAACTTAAATAATATACTGATAAACAGTTTGTTTAGAAGTAAATAGATGATCATTATATATTTTTTATTTTTATTTAGTCTAATTTAATATTAATGAACCTATATTTGTATTAACATCAACCTAACCGGGTACACTCTCACACCACTCCTTTCATCCTCAGAGTACCTGTCAAATAAGGGAATCGTATACATCAGGCTCGGTATCATCTGGTTTACATTTTAAAAAATTACATATGGAAAAAGACGAAAGAAAACTCCTTGGTAGTATTCAGCGGGCTACCATTTTATCAGGCATTGGCATGGGATTATTACTTGGAGTCATAATGGGGCTCTCGGTTTCTGAAGTAGTCAAGGTGATTTTTGGGATTCTCACGGCCATGCTTGGAGCCTTCCTTGGCTTTGATAAACGAAGTTTTGCCGGAATGGAATCGGCTGAATATCAAAAAGAGAAGGAGAATACACTTTTCACAGCTTTAAGGGCAGGATGGTTTGGTATAGCTGTAGTGGCTGGTATCTTCCTGGGTATGTTTGTCAGGACACAGGAAGTATTTACTATCAGTGTGGCCAAAAGCGTGAAAGATTATACGGATGCCGGTTTTGCGCCGGATCATGCCCGAAAACTGGTTCTTTTCCAGCGACTTGGAATTGATCCGAATACCGGAGAATTAGGCCCTGTGACGGAAGTCCAGCGGGCACACCAGTCGAACCTGTTTAGTGCTGAGCAAGCGCAAGAGCTGTGTGGAGCTACTGATCCCGACCAATGGAACAATGATTGGGAAGCCGCACAGAAAGAGCTGATCGCATTGGATCCCAAAATCATGACACCAATTATTAGTGAAATAGCAAACACCATCCCGGAGCAGGAAAGATTTGCCTTCCTAAAGGGATTGAATAAACTATTCTGCCAGTTAGGGAAGAAAGGGACTACCTACTGCAAACTAGGGACAGATTTTGAATTATGGCAAAAGGAATCATCGCTCAGTTCAATAGTCCAGGAACTTTCTAAACTCAGCCCTGAGCAACGTCAAAAGATATTACCAAAGCTGGCCGAACTGGTATGCAAAATAGAAAATGAATAACGCTCATAAATCTGAATAGTTATGAAAAGATATTTACTCAACCTTCTGATACCCGCATTACTTATATATTTCCCCACGATCTCACTTGCTCAGGGTTCTGATCTTGAAAGTGCAAAAGCATCGGTGGTAAAAATTAAGACACACTATATCCGCACTGAAAAAGGAAAAGTGGTGAAGGATCTTGGTGTAGCAACCGGCTGGTGCTGGAAGGAACCCACACTTATTGTTACGGCACTGCATGCTGTAACCGGAGCAGAAGATATCATGGTTTACAGGGAAGGAAATAAATCTTCGAAGGCTGTTATTTATAAAGTGCTCAAGGAAGCGGACCTGGCTTTGCTGCGAATCAGTACTGACCTTGGATTGAGTCCATTGCAACTGCAAGAGGCCGATCCGAATTCTAGTAAAGAATTATATGTATGGGGATTCCCTCATGGTGTAAATACTATGCAGGGCGATGATATCCGCTTGTCAAGAAGTCTTGAAAAATCGCCCACTTTAAACAGTATTCTTACGGGAAATAAGCTAAAATCTGAATTAGAAGACCAGGGTTATCCTCTTCCCATTGCCAAAATATTACGAATTAGCTCCACTATTCAACCGGGCCATTCCGGGGCACCTATCATGGCTTCAAATGGAGCAGTGATAGGAGTGGCCGATGGCGGTCTTCGCGGAGGAGCTGCCAGGATCAATTGGGCTATGCCCGCTAATTTCTATGTTCCCAGGTTAGCCAGTTCCATTGACCCGATTCCGTCTTCCCCTTCAGTGCAGGTAAGCTTATATAGCAACAGAACCACTGTTGACGCCGATGCGAGTGAAGCTGAAGAAATCATGGAACTCCAAAAGGAAGCAAAGGAGAATACCGTTGAAAATGGTGAACAATCGGTTACACTTACCTGGACTGCCAGCTATGAAGACCTCTTTTCAACCATGACTATTGATGAACAAAGGGAGATGCAGGAAATCACCAATAGCCTTTCCCTGAATTTATCGGGAGCTACATTTAATATTTACGAGGATTATGAAACAGGAGCCACTATTGCGGTGCCGTCTGATGCCTTATTCGTGGTTGAAGACGGATGGTTCTACTCTTCTAATGAGGATGAAACCCTGACCTATGATGCATTACCGTTTTATTCTGAAAGCTATGCGTTAGCAAAGCAGGATGTGTATGATGTTTATAATGAGAATTTTTTAGCCGCCGAATGGATGGCAGACCCGGAAATTGCAGATGAAATCGCAGAAGATGATGAAAACGAGTCTGCTTCCTATTTCCTTACCAGGGTGGCAGCCGATGGAAGTGGGCGGACCTTGTATTTTATGGCAGAAGTACGCGGACCAGATTTATTGGTCATCAACCTTGAATTTGATCCGAACCGATTGGTGGAGGATGACTATTTGAAGAAATTCATGCTTTTCACCTTGTCTACTGAGCTTTGTACATTCGGTGAATATTGATGAAGACTGGACATCTGAAAGATTCCCTTGAAGGTATAGGGATAGGGCTTATTTCGGGCTTGGTCATTGGCCTGGCAGATAACGACTGGATACGCATGACGCTGGCGGTTGCCCTGATCACTTATGCTGGTCGTGCACTGGGCAACCATAAAGAAAATATAGCAGGTCCCTCCTATCGGATTGCCTTCATGGGGATTTTTGCATCATTTGCCCTCTTTGGGGGGCTATATATCCAGGGACAGCATCTTTTCAGAGAGGCACCCCTGAAAAGCATAGAAAAATGGGTAAAAGCCGGGTATACACCTGCTCAGGCCCGCCAATTGCATTTGCAATCATTGCAGTTGGCTGCCTATCAAAAAGACACTGCAGACAATACCTTTCAGAAATTCGCGCCTATGCTGCCGGATTCCAATGGAACTGCCAGTGTTAATATATTGAAAGATAGCCTTTTGGGACAAATAGACACACTAAAATCATTGATATCACATATTTTGGGTGGTGGAAAGCCTGAATCTGCCCTTATCGGCACTGTTGCATCAAATTTATTCAGCAGCAGGAGTAGTGAACCTTTATGTGAAACCCTTGACCCCGGGCTTAATGAAGATACACTAAGTTATATTTCATCCTTTCAGACTTCTGGTATCACCGAACTGGAATCAATTCAAATATTGAATTCGTCTGAAAGTTCAGAAGAAAAGTATGAACTGGCAACCTTATTATGGAGACTGATTTGTACCCTTGAGTCGGACACCTTAACTCCCTGGGCAGAACTCACTGATCCAGCCAGGCATGGAGATGATCCCGGGAAACTTCATGAAGCCTACCGTGGCCAGGAAAGAAAAGTATTCGGGTTACTTTCAGCCTGGCTCAGCAAGCATGCCTCAAATCAATTAGAAGGTTTCAGAGCAATACATACTTTAATCAGGAAGAAATCCGGAATACCAGCAAATGGTTGATGAACACTTTGTTTTGATCAGTAGGGGCATATTCAATGGGGATTTTCAAAGAAAAATCCTTCACAAGTGACAAACTCACCCGTGAAGGATTTTTGCTTTCAGGGAATAGGAGTTATTTCCCGGTTTTTACTTTAGTTACGGTCTTGTTTTCGTAGACATACACGAATTCTCCTTCTGTAGAAAGGGTTGTGGATGCTCCTTTTCTTGCCTTGAACTCAAGGTATTTACAGGTATTCAGGTCGAAAGCGGCAATATCTGCACCGGCAGTTTTCATCACGAGGATGTTATCCACCCTGCCTTCAAATGCTGATTTAGCATACTTTCCGCTATTTACAAGGGCTCCATCATTAATTTTAAAAGTTGAAACCCCCTTTTCACCGACAACTACAACCATATCTTTAAAGGTTTGAATCAGCTCTGCATCACCCACTCCACCTTTCGCAACGGGCACTTCGTAATTTTCCTTACCGGTAGCCACATCCATTGAGTAAAGGGCTTTACCTGAACAAACCACTACACGGTCACCATTCTGTATCATATTGGTAATTCCCCGGCGGAAACGCTCTGAATCCCATGCCTGCTTACCATCTGAAGTGTTAAAAGCCTGCACCCCACAAGGCCTGATATTGGGATACCATATCCTCCATTCTTCGGTGATGGTAACTGAGCCATCGGGATTGGAAGTCCTTTTGTAAATATACGCCTGGGCTTCAACAGTACCACCAACCTGGAGTACAATTTTATCCCCGATTACATACATATTCGGAATCGCACGTGCTTCCTTGATTTCAGGTGACGACCAGATCAGCTCACCATTCAGGGCATTGTATTTCTTAATATACTGATGCCTGCGATCCGACATATCCAGCACATAAAGCTCATCGCCTACCCTAACAGGTTCAGCTACGCCACCATAAACGCCGAATTTTTTCGATCCGGCAGGCCGTGCTGTTAAGCCTTCCGGCGTATAATCAAATGCAGCAGACCAAACCTTTTTCCCTGTAGCATAATCATATACTTGCATTCCGTTCAACTTTAGAACAACATTGTCCTTATCACGATCAAGGCTATAGAGGAATTCACGGGATATAACCTTTCTTTCGGCGCGGCCTATATAATTGCTTTCCCAAACGATATCACCATTGGATAAGTCAATTTTGGCAATCTGGTTTTTAAAGCCGGTAAATAGCGCTACCAGGGAACTTGGAACAAAATTTACCATGACCATATATCCATCATTGCCCCAGATGTATTTTCCAACAGCCCCTTTGAATTTTGAAGTTGACCACAACTCTTCACCAGTGCGGGCTTTTACCATCACAAGCTGGCTCTTGAGAGAGAGGACAAATGCATCATTTTCCTTGATATACATTACATTCTCATCGTTGATATCCTGGTATTTATCTGTATTCCATAGAAAAGCACCTGATTCCATGTCAATACAAGCCATCTGGTCCTTGCCTAACTTCCTGTCGAACATAAAGAGCATATCTGATTCCCAGAAAGGAATGAGTTCATCAATTTTACTCAACTTGGGGGCTAGTTCCTTGAACTTCTTGTTCCATCTCACTTTACCGGTTTTGTTGTCAACGATGGAAATCTCCTTGTCAGAAGCAGTGTAGCTAAATCCCCTGTCTTCAGTCCCTGTTCCATTGTACTGGATTTTATGATCCATTCTCGACTCCCATACCATGGGCATGTCATCCTGTGCCTTGCCCGATA
Encoded proteins:
- a CDS encoding PQQ-binding-like beta-propeller repeat protein codes for the protein MRTLFIAAIALLGLLSGKAQDDMPMVWESRMDHKIQYNGTGTEDRGFSYTASDKEISIVDNKTGKVRWNKKFKELAPKLSKIDELIPFWESDMLFMFDRKLGKDQMACIDMESGAFLWNTDKYQDINDENVMYIKENDAFVLSLKSQLVMVKARTGEELWSTSKFKGAVGKYIWGNDGYMVMVNFVPSSLVALFTGFKNQIAKIDLSNGDIVWESNYIGRAERKVISREFLYSLDRDKDNVVLKLNGMQVYDYATGKKVWSAAFDYTPEGLTARPAGSKKFGVYGGVAEPVRVGDELYVLDMSDRRHQYIKKYNALNGELIWSSPEIKEARAIPNMYVIGDKIVLQVGGTVEAQAYIYKRTSNPDGSVTITEEWRIWYPNIRPCGVQAFNTSDGKQAWDSERFRRGITNMIQNGDRVVVCSGKALYSMDVATGKENYEVPVAKGGVGDAELIQTFKDMVVVVGEKGVSTFKINDGALVNSGKYAKSAFEGRVDNILVMKTAGADIAAFDLNTCKYLEFKARKGASTTLSTEGEFVYVYENKTVTKVKTGK
- a CDS encoding T9SS type A sorting domain-containing protein; protein product: MKNLLTLIPFLFLPFVLLAQSKPEYSWRYYRPGNTGIQGDVATSLWVDENGDPYIAANTGDWGEGGVAKFDQSENKWINYSNVDYQVMGSFDNGDIQLHDIVEDYNHNLWMGSFTGALRFNPQTGISSMQNFGMSNSDLQGFTMDIDLAPDSSIWFTSGALVRYDPTSDDWTSWEGSNVRIAVQPKPDGSYLVWSADTYFGSVFTFNSATQTYTNYTPEAIGDIAGLPGKDCVDDAGNFWALRMSDNGNWETLEYQRPDGTWVYPTPPYENISYYIDAFKAYGDGKALLVTANAETWMFDGTNWNNYGTWEPNVTSYSVDTDDQGNVWVCGATGAAKRDFNTGSWQRYRITNTSQIDYFVEDLTIDGQGNVWFCGNAGSGVGGFQKFDGSRWTGFNPYTYGLGYPFPFEADNTQAIYARPSNGDIVINPTFHGIHAWDGSSFNALEDFMTSSEGFVEGSDGKLWSIGEYYSLRYYNENNAQWISVPIVGWGSKVIPDPAIPGNIWALTDYEILRTDGNTTLSLPIENFPGSAAWFTGIAADQNGIMWTGTWSQFTSTGSTLIRYDANTGDYQTWSYDEGWPFPGEHVRPLTITPDGRLWMQYDSEYPSTNSGILWYDGVTVEALPSSPGGVPQWGGLPNSTIKDLEVRPTANGYELWMSCLGRGIAVLDVVTGTVGVQESVSTRPESSMTAMPNPASEKVDISFLLKTSGKAKLSVYDIQGRLVNELLNDSREKGLNTIHWDLLNQSGSMTGKGIYVARLSADGNTESIRIVVR
- a CDS encoding glyoxalase/bleomycin resistance/extradiol dioxygenase family protein — its product is MSPKIFVNLPVSDLKRAMSFYEAIGFKNNPQFSDETAACMVVSEEIYVMILTHEKFSQFVNKDICNTRSQVAAILSLEMESNAKVDELVTKALAAGGNESREAMVMDFMYQRSVEDPDGHNWEFFYMDMSKFPTA
- a CDS encoding DUF3788 domain-containing protein, with the protein product METSVFFDKSHPPTEQKLAEVLENTYPLWTALREYVHEQYPAAEDQWSFPGAKYGWGFRVKDKKRAIIYLLPREKFFMAAFVFGQKATDLILTSELAAEIRTELATARVYAEGRGIRLAVYDAAILPDIQELIKIKLSH
- a CDS encoding nucleoside deaminase codes for the protein MDEFLSAAIAEAKAGLSEGGIPIGSVLVHKGRILGRGHNQRVQKGSVVLHAEMDALENAGRQKASVYRECTLYTTLSPCPMCTGAILLYGIPKVVIGENRSFMGGEELLKAHQVEVTVVDSPECISMMETFMIEKPELWNEDIGV
- a CDS encoding trypsin-like peptidase domain-containing protein translates to MKRYLLNLLIPALLIYFPTISLAQGSDLESAKASVVKIKTHYIRTEKGKVVKDLGVATGWCWKEPTLIVTALHAVTGAEDIMVYREGNKSSKAVIYKVLKEADLALLRISTDLGLSPLQLQEADPNSSKELYVWGFPHGVNTMQGDDIRLSRSLEKSPTLNSILTGNKLKSELEDQGYPLPIAKILRISSTIQPGHSGAPIMASNGAVIGVADGGLRGGAARINWAMPANFYVPRLASSIDPIPSSPSVQVSLYSNRTTVDADASEAEEIMELQKEAKENTVENGEQSVTLTWTASYEDLFSTMTIDEQREMQEITNSLSLNLSGATFNIYEDYETGATIAVPSDALFVVEDGWFYSSNEDETLTYDALPFYSESYALAKQDVYDVYNENFLAAEWMADPEIADEIAEDDENESASYFLTRVAADGSGRTLYFMAEVRGPDLLVINLEFDPNRLVEDDYLKKFMLFTLSTELCTFGEY